Part of the Thermodesulfobacteriota bacterium genome is shown below.
CAACGCGCTCTACCGCCACAAGGATGTAGAGGATATGCGCGACCTGGACGAGGAGGACTCCCGGGAGGTCGCGGCCGCGCGCTTCAACCTGAACTACGTCTCCCTTGACGGGAACATAGGGTGCATGGTCAACGGCGCGGGGCTCGCCATGTCCACCATGGACATAATAAAGCTCTTCGGGGGCGCCCCGGCCAACTTCCTGGACGTGGGAGGAGGCGCCACGAAGGAGCAGGTAACCGTCGCCTTCAAGCTCCTGACCTCCGCCCCCGAGGTAAAGGCCGTGCTCGTCAACATATTCGGCGGCATAATGAGGTGCGACATCATAGCCGACGGCATAGTGCAGGCCGCGACCGACGTGGGGCTGAAGGTCCCGCTCGTCGTGAGGCTCCAGGGCACGAACGCCGAGAAGGGCAGGGAGATACTGAAGGGGTCGGGCCTTGATATAATCCCGGTCGAAAATATGGACGAGGCCGCCGAAAAGGTCGTCGCCGCCGCGGGGGGGAAGTAACCATGAGCATACTCGTAAATAAAGACACCAAGGTGATATGCCAGGGCATTACCGGCGAGCAGGGCACCTTCCACAGCCGCCAGATGGTCGAGTACGGCACGAAGATGGTCGGCGGGGTAACGCCCGGCAAGGGCGGCCAGAAGGTGGACGGCATACCGGTCTTCAATACGGTCGACGAAGCCGTCAAGAAGACCGGTGCTGACGCCTCGGTCATATACGTACCCGCCCCGTTCGCGGCCGACGCGATAATGGAGGCCGTGGACGCCGGAATAGAGCTCGTTATCTGCATAACCGAGGGCATACCGGTCGTGGATATGGTCGGCGCGAGGAGGTTTATGGCGGGGAGCGGGTCGAGGCTCATAGGTCCGAACTGCCCAGGAGTCATAACCCCGGATGAATGCAAGATCGGCATCATGCCCGGGCACATACATAAAAGGGGTAGTATAGGCGTGGTTTCGAGGAGTGGCACCCTTACCTACGAGGCCGTGGACCAGCTTACGAAACTCGGGCTCGGCCAGTCCACTTGTGTGGGCATAGGCGGCGACCCGGTGAACGGCACGAACTTCATCGACGTGATCGAGATGTTCGAGGCCGACCCGGAGACCGAGGCCGTCATCATGATAGGCGAGATAGGCGGTACGGACGAGGAAGAGGCCGCCGAGTACATAAAGAAGCACGTCAAGAAGCCGGTCGTCGGCTACATAGCGGGCGTTACCGCGCCTGCGGGCAAGCGCATGGGCCACGCCGGGGCCATTATAGCCGGCGGCAAGGGCACGGCCGCCGAGAAGATGGAGGCCCTTGCCTCGGCCGGGGTGCGGGTTACGGAAAATCCGGCGGAAATCGGCAAAACAGTGATGGAACTCCTCGAAAAGGTGTGATATACTCTCTTTTCTTGTGCTGCGAACTCAAAAAGGTTAAGGGGAAATAACAGTGTCTGAACCGGCGAAAAAGCTGCCCAGGATAGTAATAAGCGAAAAGCTCTGTAAGGGCTGCGCCATCTGTGTGGACTTCTGCCCGACCAACGTCCTTGAGATGAAGGGGCCCGTGGTGGTCGTAAAGGACCTCGATGCGTGCACCCGGTGCCAGCTCTGCGACCTCCGGTGCCCGGACTTCGCCATACAGGTCTTCGATTGAGGGTGTATAATGGCTGAGAAGAAAAATAAGAAAAGGCTCATGCAGGGGAACGAGGCCTGCGCCGA
Proteins encoded:
- the sucC gene encoding succinate--CoA ligase subunit beta (catalyzes the interconversion of succinyl-CoA and succinate) is translated as NALYRHKDVEDMRDLDEEDSREVAAARFNLNYVSLDGNIGCMVNGAGLAMSTMDIIKLFGGAPANFLDVGGGATKEQVTVAFKLLTSAPEVKAVLVNIFGGIMRCDIIADGIVQAATDVGLKVPLVVRLQGTNAEKGREILKGSGLDIIPVENMDEAAEKVVAAAGGK
- the sucD gene encoding succinate--CoA ligase subunit alpha, whose translation is MSILVNKDTKVICQGITGEQGTFHSRQMVEYGTKMVGGVTPGKGGQKVDGIPVFNTVDEAVKKTGADASVIYVPAPFAADAIMEAVDAGIELVICITEGIPVVDMVGARRFMAGSGSRLIGPNCPGVITPDECKIGIMPGHIHKRGSIGVVSRSGTLTYEAVDQLTKLGLGQSTCVGIGGDPVNGTNFIDVIEMFEADPETEAVIMIGEIGGTDEEEAAEYIKKHVKKPVVGYIAGVTAPAGKRMGHAGAIIAGGKGTAAEKMEALASAGVRVTENPAEIGKTVMELLEKV
- a CDS encoding 4Fe-4S binding protein, producing the protein MSEPAKKLPRIVISEKLCKGCAICVDFCPTNVLEMKGPVVVVKDLDACTRCQLCDLRCPDFAIQVFD